The following nucleotide sequence is from Prosthecobacter sp..
GCCGCCGCCGCCGGACTCACGCAGAAGGGCGTCGTCACGCAGTCGCTCGTGCAGTTCACCGATCTCGGCATCATGCAAAAGAGCAACGGCAAGGAGACGATGGTCTTTGTCACCTCGCTCGAAACCGGCAAGCCGGTGCCCGGCGTGCGGCTCACGCTCGTCGATGCTGATCTGAAACTCGTCGGCTACGGCGACACGGATGCCAGTGGCATCGCCACCGCGCCTGGAGCCACGCCCGCGTTTGTGATGGCGGAGAAAAACGGCGACTGTGCCGTGATCGAGTGCGGCAACAGCGGCATCGGCGTGCCTTACGACATTTTACAGGCTTATGAAAGTGTGTGGCAGGCGCAACGGCGCACCTTTGTGTTCTCCGACCGTCCGCTCTACAAGCCCGGCGAGACCGCGCACTTCAAGGCGCACACGCGTCTGCTCATCGGCGACGACTTGAGCCTCGATCAAGCGCCTGCTGAAGGCCGCCTCGTGATTCGCGATCCGCGTTACCGCGTCGTCATCGACAAGCCGGTCACCTTCACTGCCAGCGGTGCCTGGGCGGATGATGTCGTGCTCCCCACCGGTCCTGCAGGCTGGTATGATCTCTCGATCAATCTCAAAGCACCCAATCCCAACAGCCAGAGCGATGACGGTGGCGGCATGACCTTCCGCATCGACGATTACAAGCCAAACACCTTCGAGGTGAAACTCGACACGAAAGAGATCAAGTTTGAGCCTGATCGCATCCAGCTTTCGCTCAGCGCCAATTACTTCATGGGCAAGGCCCTCTCCGTCGCGAAGGTGCAGTGGAGCGCGAATTCGGAACGTGATTACGAAGCGCCCGAGGCGTATCGCCAGTATCACTTCGGCGAAGCTCCCGCGTGGTCGCACTATGCGCAGGATCGCGATGCTGATGGCGATTACGCCGGGCACGACAACGACGAAGAAGAAAACGAGTGGTTCGTGAATGGGGATCTGTACCTTGGCGATGACGGCACCGCGACGCTCGAAATGCCGCAGCCGCCCGCAGATCGTGCCGCATTGCCGCAGCGCGTGCGCGTGAACGCCGAAGTCACCGACATCAACGAGCAGACGATCAGCTCCGCCGCCGAGTTTGAAGTCCCCGGCGCAAATTTCCTGCTCGGTCTCAAAGGCCCCGACTATTTCGGCACAGCAGGCAAGGCGCTGCAGCTTGAGGTCGTCGCGATTGACTCCAAAGGCGCTCCCGCCTCCGGCAATGTGCGTGTGGATGTCAAAGTCGAGCGCCAGGAGTATCACACGCTCAAAATCGCCACCGCAGGCGGCGGCAGCACCACGAAGGATCAGGTCATCCTGCGCGAGGAACTGAAACAAAGCCTCGATTTGAAGCCAGCGACCGCCGGTTCCGCACCTGCGATGAGCATTCCGTTCACACCGGCACGCGGCGGCGTTTATTTCGTCACGGCGGAAGCGGTGGATGCCAAAGGCACCAAAGTGATCTCGCGCATGCCGTTTTACGCCGTCGGCGGGAATGAATTCCCCTGGGCGATGGAAGATGGCAACCGCATGAACCTCCAACCGGAAAAGACGACGCTCAAACCCGGCGAGGACGCCGTGATCGTGGTCAAAACACCCATCGCAGGCACCGCGCTCGTCACCGTGGAGCGCAACAAGCTGCATCGTCAGTTTGTGACCGAACTCACGCTCGAAAACCCGATCATCCGCATTCCGCTCGGCGAAAACGAGTTCCCGAATGTCTTCGTCTCCGTCATCGTCATCCGCGGTTCCGCCGCCAGCACCAAGCAGCACAAGATGCCCGAGTATCGCGTTGGTTATTGCGCCCTGAAGGTCGAATCGGACGCCAAGGAACTGAAACTCGCCGTGAAGCCGGATCGCGATGAAGTTCGCCCTGCCGAGGCAGTGAACATCACCACCACGATCACCGATGCCAAAGGCGCGCCTGTCTCCGGCAGCGATGTCACGCTCTACGCCGTCGATGAAGGCGTGCTGAGCCTCATGAGCCACGAGACGCCTGACCCTTCGGCCTATTTCCACGCCGAACTGCCGCTCGCCATCGATAGCTTCACTTCGTTCGACAATCTGCTGCCCGAAGAACTCGCCGCACGCGACCGTGGCAACAAAGGCTTCGTCGTCGGTGACAAAGGCGGCGACGGCAACGGCGCGAACGCCACCATCCGCAAAAACTTCATCGTCACGCCGCTCTGGCTCGCCTCTGGCATCACCGATGCTCAGGGCAAGCTGACCGCCAGCGTCACCGCACCGGACAATCTCACGCGCTACCGCATCATGGCCGTCGCAGCGCATGGCGTGGATCGTTTCGGTAAAGGCGAGTCCGCCTTCAAGATCAACAAGCCGCTCATGATCGAACCCGCCGTGCCGCGCTTCGCCCGCCTCGGCGATGAATTCCTCGTCAAAGCCGTCGTTCACAACACCACACCAAACGCGGGTGCTGTTGAGGTCACGCTCGAACTCGATGGCAGCGCGAACTTCATTCAGGAGAAGCGCGATTTCATTCCCGCCTCGCTCACCGCCGACACCGGTGGCAGCGCGAAGCAGCAGAAAGTCATCCTCCAGATCAAAGCCGGTGAAACCGCCGCCACCGCCTTCCCCGTGCAGTTTGTGCAGCTCGGTACGGCGAAATGGAAATGGATCGCACGCGGCGTGAACTGGGCCGCCGAGGCCAGCGATGGCACCGAATCGACCTTCGAGGTGAATCATCCTGTGCCCGAGCTGCGCTATGTGAGCTACACACGCCTCAAAGCCGATGAACCCGTCGATAACCTCATCAAGAATGTGAACCCCGCGCTGCTCGAAGGCGAAGGCTCGCTCTCGCTCGGCATCAGCAACAGCCGCCTCTACGAGGCCCGCGACGCGCTCGATTACCTCTTGAAGTATCCTTACGGCTGCGTCGAGCAGACCACCTCCGCCACGATGCCTTGGCTTACGCTTGGCAAATACGAGCCGCTGTTCCCCGATCAACTCGGCGGCGGAAAAGCGAAGCTCGTCATTCAATCCGGCGTGAACAAGCTGCTGCAAATGACCACCGACGAAGGCGGTCTCGCCTACTGGCCCGGCGGCACCGAGCCGACCTTCTGGGGCAGCGCTTACGGCGGCCTGCTGCTGCTGCGCGCGCGTGATCAAGGCGCGGATGTTCCTGCCGATGCCATCAACAAGCTCGTCGAATACCTCTCCAAAAAGCTGCGTGGCCTTGAGGAAGAAAAAGACCTCTACAACATCGCCGACTCCGCCCTCGCGCTCTACACACTCGCCAAAGCTGGCAAACCCGAGCCAGCTTATCAAAACCTGCTCTTTGGCAAGCGCGACAAACTGCCGGAAACCGCCCGTCTCTACCTCGCGCTCTCGATGTGCATCAGCAACACGCCT
It contains:
- a CDS encoding alpha-2-macroglobulin family protein; the protein is MKTTFSLVLLPVITLAFVSATAAPAKKSRSDTQTPAPPALQAEISINPVELAPESTIEVVFPTPMIAKERIGKNEETSPLVVTPELTGTFEWTSTRSGHFHLTQAPKFASSYDFKLRGGLTDLAGKPLSTETLDSVQSAQFRIIDQHPRWFDDDAQNRSPRFLFEFNDGVTPAEAAKHIRFVSESSPQPIAAKVRHATGKDFTRWSAEAQPTWAEEISKAKPAVTDDAPRLSAIVVEPVSPLSIGKWKLTVAETLGNASGQNQLATGDEITLGEIKPFAVTHVSAHTPFDSDYYLEIDFNKRLLPPSDEEMKPEEQTAFAKKLAALIHIDPIPTGETKAEVTHRTLRISGKFPLNQPQTVTVDPTMTSGDGMTLGAPVKNSVTFIPNPPYVAAPAFINAQLAKGGANYEFSAANVSQVRVRAKRLNGPELLKALDLYRAYQTAYYGNEKQKAAYKTQSIDAYPGTQVFDRSFPITKPLDQSEIVKLNWREVLGDQPAAPLFIEIEGAAAAGLTQKGVVTQSLVQFTDLGIMQKSNGKETMVFVTSLETGKPVPGVRLTLVDADLKLVGYGDTDASGIATAPGATPAFVMAEKNGDCAVIECGNSGIGVPYDILQAYESVWQAQRRTFVFSDRPLYKPGETAHFKAHTRLLIGDDLSLDQAPAEGRLVIRDPRYRVVIDKPVTFTASGAWADDVVLPTGPAGWYDLSINLKAPNPNSQSDDGGGMTFRIDDYKPNTFEVKLDTKEIKFEPDRIQLSLSANYFMGKALSVAKVQWSANSERDYEAPEAYRQYHFGEAPAWSHYAQDRDADGDYAGHDNDEEENEWFVNGDLYLGDDGTATLEMPQPPADRAALPQRVRVNAEVTDINEQTISSAAEFEVPGANFLLGLKGPDYFGTAGKALQLEVVAIDSKGAPASGNVRVDVKVERQEYHTLKIATAGGGSTTKDQVILREELKQSLDLKPATAGSAPAMSIPFTPARGGVYFVTAEAVDAKGTKVISRMPFYAVGGNEFPWAMEDGNRMNLQPEKTTLKPGEDAVIVVKTPIAGTALVTVERNKLHRQFVTELTLENPIIRIPLGENEFPNVFVSVIVIRGSAASTKQHKMPEYRVGYCALKVESDAKELKLAVKPDRDEVRPAEAVNITTTITDAKGAPVSGSDVTLYAVDEGVLSLMSHETPDPSAYFHAELPLAIDSFTSFDNLLPEELAARDRGNKGFVVGDKGGDGNGANATIRKNFIVTPLWLASGITDAQGKLTASVTAPDNLTRYRIMAVAAHGVDRFGKGESAFKINKPLMIEPAVPRFARLGDEFLVKAVVHNTTPNAGAVEVTLELDGSANFIQEKRDFIPASLTADTGGSAKQQKVILQIKAGETAATAFPVQFVQLGTAKWKWIARGVNWAAEASDGTESTFEVNHPVPELRYVSYTRLKADEPVDNLIKNVNPALLEGEGSLSLGISNSRLYEARDALDYLLKYPYGCVEQTTSATMPWLTLGKYEPLFPDQLGGGKAKLVIQSGVNKLLQMTTDEGGLAYWPGGTEPTFWGSAYGGLLLLRARDQGADVPADAINKLVEYLSKKLRGLEEEKDLYNIADSALALYTLAKAGKPEPAYQNLLFGKRDKLPETARLYLALSMCISNTPAQQIKDTLGWKPPAPPTPPKTDSKTKVAASKAKSKSKTDTKAKTTIPAPAPVIWSHWAGNGANKALRLICYTHLGLTTDAEALALSILQSRNGRGEWGNTFTNAWMLTALSAYERSLKKVGEPLAATGRWDTQSVPLNLTAGFSSARVNFALNEALSAKPLSVELPAGREIFSRIEARSFPPQRDFAGENKGYAIERTYEELNMDGSTTGTDDLRVGDMVVVTLKIEIGGGDRYLAIDDSLPAVFEAINPEFGTQSEREGDQLPDGTQPWFCDHREIRTDRALFFTDYAPAKGKFSLQYLARVIAEGDTTAPPARIEAMYQPDKYGLSPTQRIRTLPSGNTKVAESK